Proteins from a single region of Stutzerimonas stutzeri:
- a CDS encoding lytic murein transglycosylase → MYHTFVPVLLLRTLVAASAMSLVVACAAEPLAQSALVSNATPPVSQRSDSTNVDIRSQAPHLSFSQWRDEFRVEALAAGIRAETFDRAFAGIQPDPAVIEADRSQPEFTRPVWQYLEGAISPQRVRSGQRLLNEHAATLDKIEARYGVDRETLVAVWGLESSFGQIMGDKSVIRSLATLAHEGRRPAFAKSQLIAALEILQHGDVAPQRMRGSWAGAMGQTQFIPTTYNTHAVDFDGDGKRDIWNSSADALASAAHYLQASGWKQGQPWGVEVQLPKEFDYALADAEIRKPLAEWRRLGLRGLPSGQDEANASLLLPAGHRGPAFLVMDNFRAILRYNNSSAYALAIGLLAENLQGKGQVEGSWPRGEQPLSRSERLELQERLVAQGFDPGTPDGIIGANTRKAIRGFQQRLGWPADGHPTQELLGRLRAQP, encoded by the coding sequence ATGTATCACACCTTCGTTCCCGTTCTGCTGCTACGTACCCTGGTCGCTGCCTCGGCAATGAGCCTGGTAGTCGCCTGTGCAGCCGAACCCCTTGCGCAGTCCGCACTGGTCAGTAATGCCACTCCTCCTGTCAGCCAACGTAGCGACAGCACAAACGTCGACATCCGTTCGCAAGCCCCCCATCTCAGCTTCAGCCAATGGCGCGATGAATTTCGCGTTGAAGCACTCGCAGCAGGCATTCGCGCCGAGACCTTCGACCGCGCGTTCGCTGGAATACAGCCCGACCCCGCAGTAATCGAGGCCGATCGTAGCCAGCCCGAGTTCACCCGGCCTGTATGGCAGTACCTGGAAGGGGCCATCTCACCCCAGCGCGTGCGTAGCGGCCAACGCCTGCTTAACGAACATGCCGCCACACTGGACAAGATCGAGGCCCGCTACGGCGTCGATCGAGAAACACTGGTCGCCGTCTGGGGCCTGGAAAGCAGTTTCGGCCAGATCATGGGCGACAAGTCGGTCATTCGTTCGCTGGCCACCCTCGCCCACGAAGGCCGCCGCCCGGCATTCGCCAAGAGCCAACTGATCGCCGCTCTGGAAATCCTCCAGCATGGCGACGTCGCACCTCAGCGCATGCGCGGCTCCTGGGCCGGCGCCATGGGCCAGACGCAATTTATCCCAACCACCTACAACACCCACGCTGTGGATTTCGACGGCGATGGAAAACGCGATATCTGGAACAGTTCAGCGGACGCCCTCGCCTCTGCGGCGCATTACCTGCAGGCGTCCGGCTGGAAACAGGGACAACCCTGGGGGGTCGAGGTACAGCTACCCAAAGAATTCGACTACGCCCTGGCCGACGCCGAAATACGCAAGCCTCTCGCTGAGTGGCGGCGCCTGGGCCTGCGCGGTCTGCCCAGCGGCCAGGACGAAGCCAACGCCAGCCTGTTGCTGCCTGCCGGCCACCGCGGCCCGGCGTTCCTGGTCATGGACAACTTCCGCGCCATCCTGCGCTACAACAACTCCTCCGCCTACGCACTGGCCATCGGCCTGCTGGCTGAGAACCTCCAGGGCAAGGGCCAGGTAGAAGGCAGCTGGCCACGGGGCGAACAGCCACTCAGCCGCTCGGAGCGACTGGAGTTGCAGGAGCGCCTAGTTGCCCAGGGCTTCGACCCGGGCACACCGGACGGCATAATTGGCGCAAATACCCGTAAAGCCATTCGTGGCTTTCAGCAGCGGCTTGGCTGGCCGGCTGACGGGCATCCAACCCAAGAGCTCCTCGGTCGTCTGCGCGCTCAGCCTTGA
- the arfA gene encoding alternative ribosome rescue factor ArfA has translation MSTRKKRPNKAKHLVAQPLFRLRQETPKKGKGSYRREASQSTNWEASVLLAA, from the coding sequence ATGAGCACACGCAAGAAACGGCCGAACAAGGCCAAACACCTGGTCGCGCAACCGCTGTTCCGCCTCCGCCAGGAAACGCCAAAGAAAGGCAAAGGCAGCTACCGCCGCGAAGCCTCCCAGTCCACCAACTGGGAGGCTTCGGTCCTTCTGGCGGCCTGA
- the holA gene encoding DNA polymerase III subunit delta, protein MKLSPAQLSKHLQGPLAPAYVVSGDEHLLCQEACDAIRAATRAQGFSERQVFHVETGFDWGLLIEAGASLSLFAEKRLLELRIPNGKPGDKGAAALIEYLARPAEDTVLLISLPKLDGSTQKTKWAKALIEGKDVQFLQIWPVDAAQLPQWIRQRLAQAGLSADQEAVELIAARVEGNLLAAAQEIEKLKLLAEAGQVTAETVQAAVADSARYDVFGLIDATLHGQAAHALHMLDGLRGEGVEAPVILWALARELRLLANIAQQYSQGIPLDRAFAQARPPVWDKRRPIVSKALQRHSANGWSQLLMDAQRIDEQIKGQAAGDPWIGLANICLQLSGRRIGG, encoded by the coding sequence ATGAAACTTTCCCCCGCTCAGCTAAGTAAACACCTGCAAGGCCCGCTGGCGCCCGCCTATGTGGTGTCTGGCGACGAACACCTGCTGTGCCAGGAGGCTTGCGACGCGATTCGCGCAGCGACCCGTGCGCAGGGGTTCAGCGAGCGCCAGGTCTTCCACGTCGAAACTGGGTTCGACTGGGGCCTGCTTATTGAAGCGGGAGCCAGCCTTTCGCTGTTCGCCGAGAAGCGTCTGCTTGAGTTGCGCATACCTAACGGTAAACCCGGCGACAAGGGTGCAGCCGCGCTGATCGAGTATCTCGCCCGGCCCGCCGAGGACACCGTACTACTGATCAGTCTGCCCAAGCTCGACGGCAGCACCCAGAAGACCAAGTGGGCAAAGGCGCTGATCGAAGGCAAGGACGTGCAGTTCCTGCAGATCTGGCCGGTAGACGCCGCGCAGTTGCCGCAATGGATTCGCCAGCGCCTCGCCCAGGCGGGTTTGTCCGCCGATCAGGAAGCCGTCGAGCTGATCGCCGCCCGAGTCGAAGGCAATCTGCTGGCTGCCGCCCAGGAAATCGAAAAGCTCAAGTTGCTAGCCGAAGCCGGCCAAGTGACCGCAGAGACCGTTCAGGCCGCAGTTGCCGACAGCGCCCGTTACGACGTCTTCGGCCTGATCGACGCCACCCTGCACGGGCAGGCCGCGCACGCCCTGCATATGTTGGACGGCCTGCGCGGCGAAGGTGTGGAGGCACCGGTGATCCTCTGGGCGCTGGCCCGCGAGCTGCGCCTGCTGGCCAATATTGCCCAGCAGTACAGCCAGGGCATCCCCCTCGACCGAGCCTTTGCCCAGGCCCGCCCGCCAGTGTGGGACAAGCGCCGACCAATCGTTTCCAAAGCACTGCAGCGGCACAGCGCCAACGGCTGGAGCCAGTTGCTGATGGATGCGCAGCGCATTGATGAGCAGATCAAGGGCCAAGCCGCCGGAGATCCCTGGATTGGACTGGCCAACATCTGTCTACAGTTGAGCGGCCGACGTATCGGCGGCTAA
- the lptE gene encoding LPS assembly lipoprotein LptE, with the protein MNKRNLVVLGLTLLLSACGFQLRGTGDVEFGLKEIDLQARNSYGETVQQLEDLLKSNGVRVYPGAKYSLNLAREQTRQRTASYTSSARSAEYELTSTLDYEFRGPQNTLLLEDSIEVQKVYVHDSNNLIGSSQEGDQLRQEMRREMLQQLALRIQRITPSQLDRLQQEAEAKARAEADAMEAARRAQDAQPRQSPIQLPIQ; encoded by the coding sequence ATGAACAAACGGAATCTGGTGGTGCTGGGCCTGACACTGCTGCTGAGCGCTTGCGGCTTCCAGCTGCGCGGCACCGGTGACGTGGAGTTCGGTCTCAAGGAGATCGACCTGCAGGCCCGCAACAGCTACGGCGAAACGGTTCAGCAACTCGAAGACCTGCTCAAGAGCAATGGCGTGCGGGTTTACCCAGGCGCCAAGTACAGCCTGAACCTCGCCCGCGAGCAGACTCGCCAGCGCACTGCCAGCTACACCAGCTCGGCACGCAGCGCCGAGTATGAGCTGACCAGCACGCTCGACTATGAATTCCGCGGCCCACAGAACACGTTGCTGCTGGAAGACAGCATCGAAGTGCAGAAGGTCTACGTGCATGACAGCAACAACCTGATCGGATCGTCCCAAGAGGGCGACCAGCTGCGCCAGGAAATGCGCCGCGAAATGCTCCAACAGCTAGCCCTACGCATCCAGCGCATTACGCCGTCCCAGCTCGACCGTCTGCAGCAGGAAGCCGAAGCCAAGGCACGCGCCGAAGCCGACGCGATGGAGGCCGCCCGCCGCGCGCAGGACGCGCAGCCTCGTCAGTCGCCTATCCAGCTGCCTATCCAGTGA
- the leuS gene encoding leucine--tRNA ligase, producing MHEQYQPSQIEAAAQSHWDSQKSFEVSEQPGKDTFYCLSMFPYPSGKLHMGHVRNYTIGDVIARYQRMQGKNVLQPMGWDAFGMPAENAAMKNQVAPAKWTYENIAYMKAQLKSLGLAVDWTREVTTCKPDYYRWEQWLFTRLYEKGVIYRKNGTVNWDPVDQTVLANEQVIDGRGWRSGALIEKREIPMYYFKITAYADELLESLDELDGWPEQVKTMQRNWIGKSRGMEISFPYDVASIGSEGVMKVFTTRPDTLMGATYVAVAAEHPLATLAAQNNPELQAFIDECKRGGVAEADIATQEKKGLATSLHVQHPLTGELLPVWVANYVLMNYGEGAVMAVPAHDERDFEFASKYGLPIKPVVRTSAGDQTPAPWQDAYGEHGELINSGIFDGLDFDGAFDAIEVALQKKGLGQARTQFRLRDWGISRQRYWGCPIPIIHCDSCGDVPVPEDQLPVVLPEDVVPDGAGSPLARMPEFYECSCPKCGAPAKRETDTMDTFVESSWYFARYASPNYDQGMVDPAAANHWLPVDQYIGGIEHAILHLLYARFFHKLMRDEGLVSSNEPFKNLLTQGMVVADTYYRTLENGGKDWFNPADVIVERDAKAKVIGAKLASDGLPVEIGGTEKMSKSKNNGVDPQAMIDAYGADTCRLFMMFASPPDMSLEWSDSGVEGASRFLRRVWRLAHAHVSAGLPGALDIASLNDEQKAVRRAINLAIRQASVDVGQHHKFNTAIAQVMTLMNVLEKAATGTEQDRALLQQGLETVALLLAPITPHICHELWQQLGKQGAIIDAQWPKVDETALVQDSLTLVVQVNGKLRGQIEVPASATREAVEAAARGNENVLRFTEGLTIRKVIVVPGKLVNIVAN from the coding sequence ATGCACGAACAGTATCAGCCCAGCCAAATCGAAGCCGCCGCGCAGTCCCACTGGGATTCGCAGAAATCCTTTGAAGTAAGTGAGCAGCCCGGCAAGGACACGTTCTATTGCCTGTCGATGTTCCCCTACCCCAGCGGCAAGCTGCATATGGGTCACGTGCGCAACTACACCATCGGCGACGTGATTGCGCGCTATCAGCGCATGCAGGGCAAGAACGTCCTGCAGCCCATGGGCTGGGACGCGTTCGGCATGCCGGCGGAAAACGCCGCAATGAAGAATCAGGTGGCCCCGGCGAAGTGGACCTACGAGAACATCGCCTACATGAAGGCCCAGCTCAAAAGCCTGGGTCTGGCGGTCGACTGGACACGCGAAGTCACTACCTGCAAGCCGGACTACTACCGCTGGGAGCAGTGGCTGTTCACCCGCCTGTACGAAAAAGGCGTGATCTATCGCAAAAACGGTACTGTCAACTGGGATCCGGTCGACCAGACTGTGCTGGCCAACGAGCAGGTCATCGACGGTCGTGGCTGGCGTTCGGGCGCGCTCATCGAGAAGCGCGAAATCCCGATGTACTACTTCAAGATCACCGCCTACGCGGATGAGCTGCTGGAGAGTCTGGACGAGCTGGATGGCTGGCCGGAACAGGTCAAGACCATGCAGCGCAACTGGATCGGCAAGTCGCGCGGCATGGAAATCAGCTTTCCCTACGACGTGGCCAGCATCGGCAGCGAAGGCGTGATGAAGGTCTTCACCACCCGCCCAGATACGCTGATGGGTGCGACCTACGTAGCCGTTGCAGCGGAACATCCGCTGGCCACTCTCGCCGCGCAGAACAATCCCGAACTGCAGGCCTTCATCGATGAATGCAAGCGTGGCGGCGTCGCCGAAGCTGATATCGCTACCCAGGAGAAGAAGGGCCTCGCCACTTCCCTGCACGTGCAACACCCACTGACCGGCGAACTGCTGCCGGTGTGGGTCGCCAACTACGTACTGATGAATTACGGCGAAGGCGCAGTCATGGCCGTCCCGGCGCACGACGAGCGCGATTTCGAATTCGCCAGCAAGTACGGCCTGCCGATCAAGCCGGTGGTACGCACCAGCGCCGGCGATCAGACCCCAGCGCCCTGGCAGGACGCCTATGGCGAGCACGGCGAGCTGATCAATTCCGGCATCTTCGACGGTCTCGACTTCGACGGCGCGTTCGATGCCATTGAAGTGGCGCTGCAGAAGAAAGGCCTTGGTCAGGCACGCACGCAGTTCCGTCTGCGCGATTGGGGCATCAGCCGCCAGCGCTACTGGGGCTGCCCAATCCCGATCATCCACTGCGACAGCTGCGGCGACGTGCCCGTGCCGGAAGACCAGCTGCCCGTCGTGCTGCCAGAAGACGTGGTGCCGGACGGCGCTGGCAGCCCGCTGGCGCGCATGCCGGAGTTCTACGAGTGCAGCTGCCCGAAGTGCGGCGCGCCGGCCAAGCGTGAAACCGACACCATGGATACCTTCGTCGAGTCTTCCTGGTACTTTGCCCGCTATGCCAGTCCGAACTACGACCAGGGCATGGTCGACCCGGCGGCGGCCAACCACTGGTTGCCCGTGGATCAGTACATCGGCGGCATCGAGCACGCCATCCTGCACCTGCTCTACGCGCGCTTCTTCCACAAGCTGATGCGCGACGAAGGGCTGGTGAGCTCCAATGAGCCGTTCAAGAACCTGCTGACCCAGGGCATGGTGGTCGCCGACACTTACTACCGCACCCTGGAAAACGGCGGCAAGGACTGGTTCAACCCGGCCGACGTGATCGTCGAACGTGATGCCAAGGCCAAGGTCATCGGCGCAAAACTCGCCAGCGATGGCCTGCCGGTAGAAATCGGCGGCACCGAGAAGATGTCCAAGTCGAAGAACAACGGCGTCGACCCGCAGGCCATGATCGATGCATACGGCGCCGATACCTGCCGCCTGTTCATGATGTTTGCCTCGCCGCCTGACATGAGCCTGGAGTGGTCCGATTCCGGCGTGGAAGGCGCGAGCCGCTTCCTGCGTCGTGTCTGGCGCCTTGCCCATGCGCATGTCAGTGCCGGCCTGCCCGGCGCCCTGGATATCGCCAGCCTCAATGACGAACAAAAAGCTGTACGCCGCGCGATTAATCTGGCGATCAGGCAGGCCAGTGTCGACGTCGGTCAGCACCACAAATTCAACACCGCCATTGCTCAGGTAATGACGCTGATGAACGTACTGGAAAAAGCCGCAACAGGTACCGAGCAGGATCGCGCGCTGCTGCAGCAAGGCCTGGAAACTGTCGCTTTGTTGCTGGCGCCGATCACTCCGCACATCTGCCACGAACTCTGGCAGCAACTGGGCAAGCAGGGCGCGATCATTGACGCGCAATGGCCAAAGGTCGACGAGACCGCACTGGTGCAGGACAGTCTGACCCTGGTCGTACAGGTCAACGGCAAGCTGCGCGGCCAGATCGAAGTGCCGGCGTCCGCAACCCGCGAAGCGGTCGAGGCGGCCGCGCGCGGCAACGAAAACGTGCTGCGCTTCACCGAAGGCCTGACGATCCGCAAGGTCATTGTGGTACCGGGCAAGCTGGTCAACATCGTCGCTAACTGA